A single genomic interval of Streptomyces sp. NBC_00663 harbors:
- a CDS encoding FKBP-type peptidyl-prolyl cis-trans isomerase, with amino-acid sequence MRRRSLLIAVPAGMATLAACNDDEGASESKASDSPSPSPSASATSAAPAPKIVDGPLPAITAGTKFGEKPTVAKGSGDPSDQVAVKTVIAGNGQTVAENDFIQANYLGQIWDTAKVFDNSYDRKTPLVIQLAQSAIIDSWRYALAGKKAGSRVLLSTAPTWGYGKQGNSSAGIKGTDTLVFVVDIEGTFNAKSSAKGKTVAQDDADLPKVGDNTDGKAPTIDVPKADAPKKLVAEYVIEGDGDEVKAENTVLVQYKGVLWDTGKEFDSTYSRKALTSFSLQQVVKGWAQGLTGKKVGSRVLIVIPPDLGYGDNPPSGSGISKDSTLVFTVDILAKM; translated from the coding sequence GTGCGCCGACGCTCACTTCTCATTGCCGTACCCGCAGGAATGGCCACGCTCGCGGCGTGCAACGACGACGAGGGGGCGAGCGAGTCCAAGGCGAGCGACAGCCCTTCCCCCTCGCCGTCGGCGTCGGCGACGTCCGCCGCGCCGGCGCCGAAGATCGTCGACGGTCCGCTGCCGGCGATCACGGCGGGGACCAAGTTCGGCGAGAAGCCCACGGTCGCCAAGGGCAGCGGTGACCCGTCCGACCAGGTCGCGGTGAAGACGGTGATCGCGGGCAACGGTCAGACGGTCGCGGAGAACGACTTCATCCAGGCGAACTACCTGGGTCAGATCTGGGACACGGCGAAGGTCTTCGACAATTCCTACGACCGTAAGACGCCGCTGGTGATCCAGCTCGCGCAGAGCGCGATCATCGACAGCTGGCGTTACGCCCTGGCGGGCAAGAAGGCGGGCAGCCGGGTGCTGCTGTCCACCGCGCCCACGTGGGGGTACGGCAAGCAGGGCAACTCGTCGGCGGGGATCAAGGGCACCGACACGCTGGTCTTCGTGGTCGACATCGAGGGCACGTTCAACGCCAAGAGCTCGGCCAAGGGCAAGACGGTCGCCCAGGACGACGCCGACCTGCCGAAGGTGGGCGACAACACCGACGGCAAGGCGCCGACCATCGACGTCCCCAAGGCGGACGCGCCGAAGAAGCTGGTCGCGGAGTACGTGATCGAGGGTGACGGTGACGAGGTCAAGGCGGAGAACACCGTGCTCGTCCAGTACAAGGGCGTGCTGTGGGACACCGGCAAGGAGTTCGACTCGACGTACAGCCGCAAGGCGCTGACGTCGTTCTCGCTCCAGCAGGTCGTCAAGGGCTGGGCGCAGGGTCTGACCGGCAAGAAGGTCGGCAGCCGCGTCCTCATCGTGATCCCGCCGGACCTGGGCTACGGCGACAACCCGCCGAGCGGCAGCGGCATCTCGAAGGACTCGACGCTGGTCTTCACCGTGGACATCCTCGCGAAGATGTGA
- the tatA gene encoding Sec-independent protein translocase subunit TatA, which yields MFGRLGAPEIILILVVIILLFGAKKLPDMARSLGKSARILKSEAKAMKDEGKTTPAPADPPHTDDQQASAQRIIQASPGDVTSSRPVTEPTDTTKR from the coding sequence ATGTTCGGAAGGCTCGGCGCCCCCGAGATCATTCTCATCCTCGTCGTCATCATCCTGCTGTTCGGCGCGAAGAAGCTTCCCGACATGGCGCGCTCGCTCGGCAAGTCCGCCCGCATCCTCAAGAGCGAGGCGAAGGCGATGAAGGACGAGGGCAAGACCACCCCCGCCCCGGCCGACCCGCCCCACACGGACGACCAGCAGGCTTCGGCGCAGCGCATCATCCAGGCGTCTCCCGGTGACGTGACCAGCTCCCGCCCGGTCACCGAGCCGACGGACACGACCAAGCGCTGA
- the atzF gene encoding allophanate hydrolase gives MTDALTRVRAAYARIEAVDRPEIWIDLRPQEEVEAEARAVDAGVGLPLAGRLFAAKGNIDVAGLPTTAGCPAYAYDPEADAPVVARLRAAGAIVLGTTNLDQFATGLVGTRSPHGAVRGAHDPSRISGGSSSGSAVAVALGLVDFALGTDTAGSGRVPAAFNGIVGLKPTRGLVPTTGVVPACASLDCVTVFARTLPEAEQALSHMTTATPPPVPGRPAGPWRIAVPPLDQLGALDEGWAAAYEAAVAQLSAAGAEIRTLDLTPFTEAAAMLYEGAFVAERYTAVGSFVDKLLAEGGEGLDPTVAGIITRARDIPAHQLYADLDRLSALRTRALAELSDADALLLPTAPGHPTLAEVAADPLATNARLGRFTNSTNLFDLAAVAAPAGEVNGLPFGVMLIGPAFTDERLTRIAALLQPETRLAVVGAHLTGQPLNPQLLSLGARLDRTTTTAPHYRLHALQTTPPKPGLVHVGEEGAAIETEIWRLPAEGLGRLLTALPHPMTLGSVELMDGTRVPGFLCEPTALTAAEDITQYGSWRHYVERRKG, from the coding sequence ATGACCGACGCTCTCACCCGCGTCCGCGCCGCCTACGCCCGCATCGAGGCCGTGGACCGACCGGAGATCTGGATCGACCTGCGCCCACAGGAGGAGGTCGAGGCCGAGGCCCGTGCCGTCGACGCCGGCGTGGGCCTCCCGCTGGCCGGACGCCTGTTCGCCGCCAAGGGAAACATCGATGTGGCGGGCCTGCCGACCACCGCGGGCTGCCCGGCGTACGCCTACGACCCGGAGGCGGACGCCCCCGTGGTCGCCCGTCTGCGCGCGGCCGGCGCGATCGTGCTGGGCACCACCAACCTGGACCAGTTCGCGACCGGCCTGGTGGGCACCCGCTCCCCGCACGGTGCCGTCCGAGGCGCCCACGATCCGTCCCGCATCAGCGGCGGCTCCAGCTCCGGCTCAGCGGTAGCGGTGGCCCTCGGCCTGGTCGACTTCGCCCTGGGCACCGACACCGCGGGCTCGGGCCGGGTACCGGCCGCCTTCAACGGCATCGTCGGCCTCAAACCCACCCGAGGTCTGGTCCCGACGACGGGAGTGGTCCCGGCCTGCGCCTCCCTGGACTGCGTGACGGTCTTCGCGCGCACCCTCCCGGAGGCGGAGCAGGCCCTGTCCCACATGACGACGGCCACCCCACCCCCTGTCCCCGGCCGGCCGGCCGGCCCCTGGCGGATAGCGGTCCCGCCCCTCGACCAGCTCGGCGCACTGGACGAGGGCTGGGCAGCGGCGTACGAGGCGGCGGTCGCGCAGCTGTCGGCCGCGGGCGCGGAGATCCGCACCCTGGACCTGACCCCGTTCACCGAGGCGGCCGCGATGCTCTACGAGGGCGCGTTCGTGGCCGAGCGCTACACGGCGGTGGGGAGCTTTGTCGACAAGTTGCTCGCAGAGGGAGGCGAGGGGCTGGACCCGACCGTCGCCGGCATCATCACCCGAGCCCGGGACATCCCGGCCCACCAGCTCTACGCCGACCTGGACCGCCTGTCAGCCCTGCGCACCCGAGCCCTGGCGGAACTCTCGGACGCGGACGCCCTGTTGCTCCCCACCGCCCCGGGTCACCCCACCCTCGCGGAGGTGGCCGCGGACCCGCTCGCCACCAACGCCCGCCTGGGCCGCTTCACCAACTCGACGAACCTCTTCGACCTGGCCGCGGTGGCGGCACCGGCGGGCGAGGTGAACGGCCTCCCGTTCGGAGTGATGCTGATAGGCCCGGCGTTCACGGACGAACGTCTGACGCGTATCGCAGCGTTGCTCCAGCCGGAGACGAGGCTGGCGGTAGTGGGCGCCCACCTGACGGGCCAACCTCTGAACCCCCAACTCCTCTCCTTGGGCGCCCGCTTGGACCGCACGACCACAACGGCCCCGCACTACCGCCTGCACGCCCTCCAGACGACCCCACCCAAGCCGGGCCTGGTGCATGTGGGCGAGGAGGGAGCGGCGATAGAGACGGAGATCTGGCGCCTCCCGGCAGAAGGCCTGGGCCGCCTGCTGACGGCACTCCCCCACCCCATGACGCTGGGCAGCGTGGAACTGATGGACGGCACCCGCGTACCGGGATTCCTGTGCGAACCCACCGCACTCACGGCCGCCGAGGACATCACGCAGTACGGCAGCTGGCGCCACTATGTGGAACGCCGGAAAGGCTGA
- a CDS encoding helix-turn-helix transcriptional regulator — MAIAKAERLMNLALCLLGTRRPLSKRELRESIEAYLEASSDDSFNRMFERDKDDLRELGLVIETVENLDGEVGYLARRDSNRLPPITLDAEEAAALGLAAKVWQQARLAGAASGALQKLRAAGLPEDVDPYEAHGALEPRIPVHEAAFEPLMLACRDRRPVVFDYRKATAAHPETRHVEPWALECWRGHWYLAGWDRDRGAERVFRLSRITGKVRSRGSSFTASVPDVVTVRETVASWAGETADRSALIRLRTDAGYPLRAKATAVRELGDGWDELEIPYGHGLDAWLVEFGPDVVVLEPAELRADVVDRLRAVAKG; from the coding sequence ATGGCCATTGCCAAGGCCGAGCGGCTGATGAACCTGGCGCTGTGTCTGCTGGGCACGCGCAGGCCGCTCAGCAAGCGTGAGCTGCGTGAGTCCATCGAGGCCTACCTCGAAGCCAGTTCCGATGACTCCTTCAACCGGATGTTCGAGCGCGACAAGGACGATCTGCGCGAACTCGGGCTCGTCATCGAGACCGTGGAGAACCTCGACGGCGAGGTCGGCTATCTCGCCCGCCGGGACAGCAACCGGCTGCCGCCCATCACCCTCGACGCCGAGGAGGCCGCGGCCCTGGGCCTGGCCGCCAAGGTGTGGCAGCAGGCGCGCCTCGCGGGCGCGGCCAGCGGCGCCCTTCAGAAGCTGCGCGCGGCCGGACTGCCGGAGGACGTCGACCCGTACGAGGCGCACGGCGCCCTGGAGCCCCGTATCCCGGTGCACGAGGCGGCGTTCGAGCCGCTGATGCTGGCCTGCCGCGACCGTCGCCCGGTCGTCTTCGACTACCGCAAGGCCACCGCCGCCCACCCCGAGACCCGGCATGTGGAGCCGTGGGCCCTGGAGTGCTGGCGCGGGCACTGGTATCTGGCGGGCTGGGACCGCGACCGGGGTGCCGAGCGGGTCTTCCGGCTGTCGCGGATCACCGGCAAGGTGCGCTCGCGCGGCAGCAGCTTCACCGCGTCGGTGCCCGATGTCGTCACCGTCCGGGAGACCGTCGCGAGCTGGGCCGGGGAGACCGCCGACCGCAGCGCGCTGATCCGGCTGCGCACGGACGCCGGCTATCCGCTGCGGGCCAAGGCCACCGCGGTGCGGGAACTCGGGGACGGCTGGGACGAGTTGGAGATTCCGTACGGCCACGGGCTGGACGCCTGGCTGGTGGAGTTCGGTCCTGACGTGGTCGTTCTGGAGCCGGCCGAGCTGCGGGCCGACGTGGTGGACCGGCTGCGTGCCGTGGCCAAGGGCTGA
- a CDS encoding FKBP-type peptidyl-prolyl cis-trans isomerase, whose product MSIDKPEIDFPDGAPPADLEIKDIWEGDGEVAQAGQNVTVHYVGVAFSTGEEFDASWNRGTPFKFPLGGGRVIKGWDQGVQGMKVGGRRQLTIPAHLAYGNQSPTPAIKPGETLIFVVDLIAV is encoded by the coding sequence GTGAGCATCGACAAGCCCGAGATCGACTTCCCGGACGGCGCGCCTCCGGCGGACCTCGAGATCAAGGACATCTGGGAGGGCGACGGCGAGGTCGCGCAGGCCGGTCAGAACGTGACCGTGCACTACGTGGGTGTCGCCTTCAGCACCGGCGAGGAGTTCGACGCCAGCTGGAACCGCGGTACGCCGTTCAAGTTCCCGCTCGGTGGCGGCCGGGTCATCAAGGGCTGGGACCAGGGCGTGCAGGGCATGAAGGTCGGCGGCCGTCGTCAGCTGACCATCCCCGCGCACCTCGCCTACGGCAACCAGAGCCCGACCCCGGCGATCAAGCCGGGCGAGACGCTGATCTTCGTGGTCGACCTGATCGCCGTCTGA
- a CDS encoding diacylglycerol kinase, translating into MTSEITLFVNPTAGRGRGAHAAQPAASALRAAGFSVRTVLGENAEDALTRARAAVADGTGALIAVGGDGMANLALQAVAGTGTPLGLVAVGTGNDLARALGLPVRDPTAAGLRIAEALKSGHPRDIDLGQVDGRWFGTVLASGFDSRVNDRGNRMRWPTGRFKYDLAMLAELAAFRPFPYRLRLDDGEVREIDATLVAIGNGSSYGGGMRICPGADLTDGLFDVTVVGDCTRATLLRVFPRVYKGTHVDHPKVSVYRAAKVEISAPGISGYADGEPLGALPLLVRCIRGAVRVVGL; encoded by the coding sequence GTGACCAGCGAGATCACCCTCTTCGTCAACCCCACCGCGGGCCGCGGCCGGGGCGCCCACGCGGCGCAGCCGGCCGCTTCCGCGTTGCGGGCGGCCGGCTTCTCCGTGCGTACGGTCCTCGGGGAGAACGCCGAGGACGCCCTCACGCGCGCGCGTGCCGCCGTCGCCGACGGCACCGGCGCCCTCATCGCCGTAGGCGGCGACGGCATGGCGAACCTCGCCCTCCAGGCCGTCGCCGGCACCGGCACCCCGCTCGGCCTGGTCGCCGTCGGCACCGGCAACGACCTCGCCCGCGCCCTGGGCCTGCCGGTGCGCGACCCCACCGCGGCGGGCCTGCGGATCGCCGAGGCACTCAAGAGCGGTCACCCGCGCGACATCGACCTCGGCCAGGTGGACGGCCGCTGGTTCGGTACCGTCCTCGCCTCCGGCTTCGACTCCCGCGTCAACGACCGCGGCAACCGCATGAGATGGCCCACCGGCCGCTTCAAGTACGACCTCGCGATGCTCGCCGAACTGGCCGCGTTCCGCCCCTTCCCCTACCGCCTCCGCCTCGACGACGGCGAGGTCCGGGAGATCGACGCCACCCTCGTCGCGATCGGCAACGGATCGTCGTACGGCGGCGGCATGCGCATCTGCCCCGGCGCCGACCTGACCGACGGGCTGTTCGACGTCACCGTCGTCGGGGACTGCACGCGCGCGACGCTGTTGCGGGTCTTCCCGCGCGTGTACAAGGGCACCCATGTCGATCACCCCAAGGTCAGCGTGTACCGGGCGGCGAAAGTCGAGATCAGTGCGCCCGGCATCTCCGGGTACGCGGACGGCGAGCCGCTCGGGGCGCTTCCGCTTCTCGTGCGCTGCATCCGCGGTGCGGTGCGCGTCGTAGGGCTGTGA
- a CDS encoding DEAD/DEAH box helicase, with translation MIVLLSVGPGTLESTMTEDLSPAERYAAARLRAAEQATALAGFREMYDFGLDPFQIEACQALEAGKGVLVAAPTGSGKTIVGEFAVHLALQQGKKCFYTTPIKALSNQKYADLCRRYGADKVGLLTGDNSVNSEAPVVVMTTEVLRNMLYAGSQTLLGLGYVVMDEVHYLSDRFRGAVWEEVIIHLPESVTLVSLSATVSNAEEFGDWLDTVRGDTEVIVSEHRPVPLFQHVLAGRRMYDLFEEGEGSKKAVNPDLTRLARMEAQRPSYQDRRRGRAMREADRERERRQRSRVWTPSRPEVIERLDAEGLLPAITFIFSRAACEAAVQQCLYAGLRLNDDEARAKVRDLVEERTASIPTEDLHVLGYYEWLEGLERGIAAHHAGMLPTFKEVVEELFVRGLVKAVFATETLALGINMPARSVVLEKLVKWNGEQHADITPGEYTQLTGRAGRRGIDVEGHAVVLWQRGSSPEHLAGLAGTRTYPLRSSFKPSYNMAVNLVEQFGRHRSRELLETSFAQFQADKSVVGISRQVQRNEEGLEGYKESMTCHLGDFDEYARLRRELKDRETELARQGANQRRAEAATALEKLKPGDVIHVPTGKYAGLALVLDPGLPAGRSNGHRGFEQHDGPRPLVLTAERQVKRLASMDFPVPVEALDRMRIPKSFNPRSPQSRRDLASALRTKAGHIPPERARKKRSQAADDREIARLRTEIRAHPCHGCDEREDHARWAERYHRLLRDTSQLERRIEGRTNTIARTFDRIVALLTELDYLRADEVTEHGKRLARLYGELDLLASECLRAGVWEGLAPAELAACVSALVYEARVGDDAMAPKVPTGAAKAALGEMVRIWGRLDALEEDFRITQSEGVGQREPDLGFAWAAYMWASGKGLDEVLREAEMPAGDFVRWCKQVIDVLGQISAAAPSREGSSVAKAARKAVDQLLRGVVAYSSVG, from the coding sequence ATGATCGTCCTGTTGTCAGTGGGGCCCGGTACGCTCGAAAGCACGATGACAGAGGACCTCTCACCGGCCGAGCGGTACGCGGCTGCCCGTCTGCGGGCTGCCGAGCAGGCCACCGCGCTCGCGGGCTTCCGCGAGATGTACGACTTCGGCCTCGACCCCTTCCAGATCGAGGCCTGCCAGGCGCTCGAAGCGGGGAAGGGCGTGCTGGTGGCCGCCCCCACCGGCTCCGGCAAGACGATCGTCGGCGAGTTCGCCGTCCACCTCGCCCTGCAACAGGGCAAGAAGTGCTTCTACACGACACCCATCAAGGCGCTGTCGAACCAGAAGTACGCCGACCTGTGCCGCCGTTACGGCGCCGACAAGGTCGGTCTGCTCACTGGTGACAACAGCGTCAACTCCGAGGCGCCGGTGGTCGTGATGACCACCGAGGTGCTGCGGAACATGCTGTACGCGGGCTCGCAGACCCTCCTCGGACTCGGGTACGTGGTCATGGACGAGGTGCACTACCTCTCCGACCGCTTCCGTGGTGCCGTATGGGAAGAGGTGATCATCCACCTGCCCGAGTCGGTCACGCTCGTCTCACTGTCGGCGACCGTGTCCAACGCCGAGGAGTTCGGCGACTGGCTCGACACCGTTCGCGGTGACACCGAGGTGATCGTCTCCGAGCACCGGCCCGTGCCGCTGTTCCAGCACGTGCTCGCCGGGCGGCGGATGTACGACCTGTTCGAGGAGGGCGAGGGCAGCAAGAAGGCCGTCAACCCCGACCTCACGCGGCTGGCCAGGATGGAGGCCCAGCGGCCCTCTTACCAGGACCGCAGACGCGGCAGGGCGATGCGTGAGGCCGACCGGGAGCGGGAGCGTAGACAGCGTTCTCGGGTGTGGACTCCGAGTCGCCCCGAGGTCATCGAGCGGCTCGACGCCGAAGGCCTGCTGCCGGCCATCACGTTCATCTTCAGCCGAGCCGCCTGCGAGGCGGCCGTACAGCAGTGTCTGTACGCCGGACTGCGGCTCAACGACGACGAGGCGCGGGCGAAGGTCCGTGATCTGGTCGAGGAGCGCACCGCCTCCATCCCGACCGAGGATCTGCACGTCCTCGGGTACTACGAGTGGCTGGAAGGCCTCGAACGCGGCATCGCGGCCCACCACGCGGGCATGCTGCCGACGTTCAAGGAGGTCGTCGAGGAGCTGTTCGTACGCGGTCTGGTCAAGGCCGTGTTCGCGACGGAGACCCTCGCGCTCGGCATCAACATGCCCGCCCGCTCCGTGGTGCTGGAGAAGCTCGTCAAGTGGAACGGCGAGCAGCACGCCGACATCACGCCCGGCGAGTACACCCAGCTGACGGGGCGTGCGGGGCGGCGCGGCATCGACGTCGAGGGCCATGCCGTGGTGCTGTGGCAGCGCGGGAGCAGCCCCGAGCATCTGGCCGGGCTGGCGGGCACGCGCACCTATCCGCTGCGGTCCAGCTTCAAGCCGTCGTACAACATGGCGGTCAACCTGGTCGAGCAGTTCGGGCGGCACCGGTCGCGTGAGCTGCTGGAGACGTCGTTCGCGCAGTTCCAGGCCGACAAGTCCGTGGTGGGCATCTCGCGGCAGGTGCAGCGCAACGAGGAGGGTCTTGAGGGCTACAAGGAGTCCATGACCTGCCACCTCGGCGACTTCGACGAGTACGCGCGGCTGCGCCGGGAACTGAAGGACCGCGAGACCGAGTTGGCCCGGCAGGGCGCCAACCAGCGGCGCGCGGAGGCCGCGACGGCGCTGGAGAAGCTCAAGCCGGGCGATGTCATCCATGTGCCGACGGGCAAGTACGCCGGGCTGGCGCTGGTGTTGGATCCGGGGCTGCCCGCCGGTCGGTCCAACGGGCATCGCGGGTTCGAGCAGCATGACGGGCCGCGGCCCTTGGTGCTGACCGCCGAGCGGCAGGTCAAGCGGCTGGCGTCGATGGACTTCCCGGTGCCCGTCGAGGCGTTGGACCGGATGCGGATCCCGAAGTCCTTCAACCCGCGCTCACCGCAGTCCCGTCGGGATCTGGCCTCCGCGCTGCGGACCAAGGCCGGGCACATTCCGCCGGAGCGGGCCCGCAAGAAGCGGTCGCAGGCCGCCGACGACCGGGAGATCGCGCGACTGCGGACCGAGATTCGGGCGCACCCCTGCCATGGGTGCGACGAGCGGGAGGACCACGCGCGCTGGGCCGAGCGGTACCACCGACTGCTGCGCGACACCTCGCAGTTGGAGCGGCGCATCGAGGGCCGTACGAACACCATCGCGCGCACCTTCGACCGGATCGTCGCGCTGCTGACCGAGCTGGACTATCTGCGGGCCGACGAGGTCACCGAGCACGGCAAGCGACTTGCGCGGCTCTACGGCGAGCTCGATCTGCTGGCCAGTGAGTGTCTGCGCGCCGGGGTCTGGGAGGGGCTCGCTCCCGCGGAGCTGGCCGCGTGCGTCTCGGCGTTGGTGTACGAGGCGCGGGTCGGTGACGACGCGATGGCGCCGAAGGTGCCGACCGGCGCGGCGAAGGCCGCGCTCGGGGAGATGGTGCGGATCTGGGGGCGCCTCGATGCCCTTGAGGAGGACTTCCGGATCACCCAGTCCGAAGGGGTCGGGCAGCGTGAGCCGGATCTCGGCTTCGCCTGGGCCGCGTACATGTGGGCCAGTGGGAAGGGGCTGGACGAGGTGCTGCGGGAGGCTGAGATGCCTGCCGGGGACTTTGTGCGGTGGTGCAAGCAGGTGATTGATGTGCTGGGGCAGATTTCTGCTGCGGCGCCTTCCAGGGAAGGGTCGAGTGTGGCGAAGGCTGCGCGTAAGGCCGTTGATCAGTTGTTGCGGGGAGTTGTGGCCTACTCGTCGGTGGGGTGA
- the tatC gene encoding twin-arginine translocase subunit TatC yields MLKSARKEEKDPEGRMPLADHLRELRNRLAKALLAIVLVTIVAAFFYNDIINFLTKPILDSIGCKQSFAELARSGSSDDSTVKCARITINGLLAPFNLALQVSLMAGIVIASPIWLYQLWAFVAPGLHRHEKKYAYAFVFTGAPLFVGGAYFAYSVLPTTAKVLIDFTPNGSIDNQLPLDDLLQLVTRMVIVFGLSFELPLLLVFLNLTGMITGKRMLGWWRGMIMGITVFAAVATPSTDPLSMLALAGPIWVLYFGATLFSLVNDKRRRRRDALGPDDDEASDLDLTPEDIGEVETVSASRGVPEQSSGPDRVNGYDDVT; encoded by the coding sequence TTGCTGAAGTCTGCCCGCAAAGAGGAGAAGGATCCCGAGGGGCGGATGCCCCTTGCGGATCATCTTCGTGAGCTCCGCAACCGGCTTGCGAAGGCACTGCTGGCCATCGTCCTCGTCACGATCGTCGCCGCCTTCTTCTACAACGACATCATCAACTTCCTGACGAAGCCGATCCTGGATTCGATCGGCTGCAAGCAGAGCTTTGCGGAGCTCGCCAGGTCGGGGTCCTCCGACGACTCCACCGTGAAGTGCGCCCGGATCACCATCAACGGTCTGCTCGCGCCCTTCAACCTGGCCCTTCAGGTCTCGTTGATGGCCGGTATCGTGATCGCCTCGCCGATCTGGCTGTACCAGCTCTGGGCGTTCGTCGCCCCGGGTCTGCACCGGCACGAGAAGAAGTACGCCTACGCCTTCGTCTTCACCGGTGCCCCGCTGTTCGTCGGCGGCGCCTACTTCGCGTACTCGGTGCTCCCCACCACCGCGAAGGTGCTGATCGACTTCACCCCCAACGGCAGCATCGACAACCAGCTGCCGCTCGACGATCTGCTCCAGCTCGTCACCCGCATGGTGATCGTCTTCGGTCTCTCCTTCGAGCTGCCCCTGCTGCTGGTCTTCCTGAACCTCACCGGGATGATCACCGGCAAGCGGATGCTCGGCTGGTGGCGCGGGATGATCATGGGTATCACCGTGTTCGCCGCCGTCGCGACGCCGAGCACGGACCCGCTGAGCATGCTCGCGCTGGCCGGGCCGATCTGGGTGCTGTACTTCGGTGCGACGCTGTTCTCCCTGGTCAACGACAAGCGTCGGCGTCGCCGCGACGCCCTGGGCCCCGACGACGACGAGGCCTCCGACCTGGATCTCACCCCCGAGGACATCGGCGAGGTCGAGACGGTCTCCGCGAGCCGGGGGGTGCCTGAGCAGTCGTCGGGTCCGGACCGGGTCAACGGTTATGACGACGTGACCTGA
- a CDS encoding helix-turn-helix transcriptional regulator: protein MAGKPVRPVNAIDQTRRMLSLVTYLKERPGARVEDVARAFGITEDELVSDLDVLPMCGTSFRGGDLLDIDTDGERIWWHNPAALGEETAEPLRLAADEATALLVAARAVSTLPGLRESDRQALLRATAKVEAAAGEQAGASSRLSVTFESEGGVFADVDRAISERRRLWIRYYSPARDELSEREIDPIRLVSVGHTYVEAWCRRSEARRTFRLDRVAEIRILDEPSAPPEIELRDLSEALVQPAAEDPEVVVEVGPGGRWVAEYYPHDSADELSDGGLRITLRTPDPASLRRLALRLGRDGRIVSPSGLADSARQAAREALAAYDGVEVRDDGQYDRQEQGL from the coding sequence GTGGCAGGCAAACCGGTCAGGCCCGTCAACGCCATCGACCAGACCCGGCGGATGCTGTCCCTGGTGACCTATCTCAAGGAGCGGCCCGGTGCGCGCGTCGAGGACGTGGCCCGTGCCTTCGGGATCACCGAGGACGAGCTGGTCTCCGACCTCGATGTGCTGCCCATGTGCGGCACCAGCTTCCGGGGCGGTGACCTCCTCGACATCGACACCGACGGTGAGCGCATCTGGTGGCACAACCCGGCCGCGCTCGGTGAGGAGACCGCCGAGCCGCTGAGGCTCGCCGCCGACGAGGCCACCGCGCTGCTCGTCGCCGCCCGCGCGGTGTCCACGCTGCCCGGTCTGCGCGAGAGCGACCGGCAGGCTCTGCTGCGGGCCACCGCCAAGGTGGAGGCCGCCGCCGGTGAGCAGGCGGGGGCGAGTTCCCGGCTGTCGGTGACCTTCGAGTCGGAGGGCGGTGTCTTCGCCGACGTCGACCGTGCGATCTCCGAGCGGCGCCGACTGTGGATCCGCTACTACTCGCCCGCCCGCGACGAGCTCAGCGAGCGTGAGATCGACCCGATCCGCCTGGTCAGCGTCGGTCACACCTATGTCGAGGCCTGGTGCCGCCGCTCCGAGGCGCGCCGCACCTTCCGGCTCGACCGGGTCGCCGAGATCAGGATCCTGGACGAGCCGTCCGCGCCGCCCGAGATCGAGCTGCGGGACCTCTCCGAGGCGCTGGTGCAGCCGGCCGCCGAGGACCCGGAGGTCGTGGTCGAGGTGGGCCCGGGCGGGCGCTGGGTCGCCGAGTACTACCCGCACGACAGCGCGGATGAGCTTTCGGACGGCGGGCTGCGTATCACCCTGCGCACCCCCGATCCGGCCTCCCTGCGCCGGCTGGCGCTGCGGCTCGGCCGGGACGGCCGCATCGTCTCGCCGAGCGGGCTGGCCGACAGCGCCCGGCAGGCGGCCCGTGAGGCGCTGGCGGCGTACGACGGGGTCGAGGTGCGGGACGACGGGCAGTACGACAGGCAGGAGCAGGGGCTTTGA